The following nucleotide sequence is from Deltaproteobacteria bacterium.
CGAACAACAATGCCAGTTCCGCCGTCACCGGACGATCTCCAGTGACTACATGCGAAATCCGCATTGGCGATACCCCGATAGTGCGCGCGAATTCAGCCTGAGATATACCCATTTCTCCCAAAATTTCTGCAAGGAACTCTCCCGGATGAATTGCAGGCAAACCATTCTTAACCATGTTTGTACCTCCTTTAATGATAATCAACGATTTCAACGTCAAAAGCGTCGCCATTATCAAAGCGGAAACATATGCGCCACTGGTCGTTAATGCGAATGCTCCATTGGCCGGCGCGGTCATGAGCCAGCGCTTCCAGTCTGTTGGAAGGCGGGATGCGCAAATCATCCAGGCTGACAGCCCCATCCAACTGTGTCAGCCGCATCGCTGCACGTTTCAGTATGTTCTGCGGCAAGCGGCGTGATTTCCCGGTGGCGAAAAATCGTTCCGTTTCGGAAGAGGCAAATGACTGAATCATGGGATGATTATAAACATATTGTTTATCAATGTCAACTGGCTGTTTGATTTCTAACTTGAATAGAGATACGGTTTATTGTATTATTCTTTCATCAGAGCAAAAATACTGGAGCATCATAACTACTATGGATAAAAACGAAGTAATGGACAGAAAAACATTTCTCAAGATGGGCTTCCTTAAAGTTGCCGAGCCTTTTGTTGCAATGGTTGAAAGCAAGGTAAAGGAGGCGACAAAGAGGAGGGTCTTAAGACCTCCTGGGGCAATAGAAGAGGTTGCCTTCCTTACAAAATGCACAAGGTGTGATGATTGTGTAACAGCATGCCATCAGAAGGCAATAAAACATGCCTCTGAGTATGATGGACTTGCAGCAGGAACTCCTATCGTTGTGCCAAATGAGATGCCTTGTTATTTGTGTGATGAGTTTGTTTGTATAACGGCATGTATAGAGGGTGCGCTCCAGATGGTGAAAAGAGAAGAAGTTAAGATGGGCATTGCTGCTATAAATACAAAGCGGTGCCACAGATGGGCAGGCATTGACCCCATGTGCGACTATTGTTTTGACAGATGTCCGCTAAAGGGTAAGGCAATCTGTCTGGACGACAAGGGGCCAGAAATAGATGACAAAAAGTGCGCGGGCTGCGGAATATGCGAATATGTGTGTCCTTCTGACCCAAAGGCTGTTATTGTAACACCTCTATAAACAGTTTATGAGAATATTGCTTTCCTTATACTTTTTCATCCTTTTAACCCATCATACAGTTTATGCAGCAACTGATTTGACAAATCCGTTTTCTGCTTCCATGATTCCTGAAGTCAAGACAGAGGATTTGGAAAAGGCAGAATCCCATATCCTTAAAAATGCAAGAAAAGGACTTGATGCGAAGGTTTTGGCAATAAAAGACCATGCCGAAATTTTACTCACCCTGCTCAATGTTTACAAAATAAAAGATAATAAAGAGGGCATTGCAAAAATACTACAGGAAGTGAATACCCTTTCCATTGATGACTTGAAATTTGACAGCAGTGAAGAAAAACTCTCTGACGGTTTTGCTGTCATAAGATTATATACCACTGCATACAGAATAAAAAATAATGAGATATTTAAAGATAATGCAAGCCGCTTATTAAAAAATATAGAGAAGTTGTATTTTGATAATCAAAGGAAGGGATTTTTTGTAAAGATAAATGGGAAAACAGGAGCAACCTCCACAGTAAATGCAGATGCTGTAATCACCTTTCTTGAGGCATCCAGAGAATTTAGAGATAAACATCTTGAGGAGATTGCCAATTCTGTAGTTCAATACCTTAAAAACATTCTGATAAAAAACGGTGAGGCATTCCATGTATTAGACCCTGATAAATCAAGGGTCTACATGGACGGACAGTTATCAGACAATGCAATTACAGGCATTGCATTATTAGAAATCTACAAAACCTTTAAGCATGTCCCTGCAGAGCCTGCCCCAGCGGTAGTAAGCAGGGGCATTAAGCAGGGGGATGAACAATATCTTGAAACAGCAAAAGCCATCGCAGGTTTTATGCAGAAAAGGCTGTATGATGAAAAGTTCGGCGGCTTTATTCAAAGAAACAGCAATTCACCTGAAAACTATCCTGAAGGAGAGGAATTATTCATAAACGAAAAGCCATTCCATGAAAATTCCATTGCAGCATATTTTTATCAGTCCCTTTATGAACAAACAAACAATAAGACTTACAAAGATATTGCAGCAGGCACACTCGGCTACCTTACATCAATATACACAGATACACCTGCTCAAAAACAATTATACTTTATAACAACCTTATCCGATTATTTGCATGCAAAAAAGCAGGATGTTGACACTGCAAAAAAAGTGGATGGCATCGCAGACAAACTCAGTTGGGATACCAAACTACCCGGGACAAGGCTACTTCCCATTATTGTCCTGTCGTTTCTGGCAGGTGTTTTGAGTTTTCTATCACCCTGCACACTGCCTATACTTCCTGCATATTTTGCATTTACATTTCAGGGCGAAAAATCCCGCATACTTGCAATGACATTCTTCTTTTTTCTCGGGCTCGCTATGGTTTTTTCACTCATGGGCGCTACAGCAAGTTTTATAGGCTCTTTCTTGCAGTCAAATATATCCATAATAACAACCATAGGTGGAATTTTAATAATAATATTCGGCTTCATGTCTTTAATAGGCAAGGGATTCGGCGGCGCAGCGATATTCAAGGCTAACCCTTCTACAACACTTGGCGGCTCTTTCCTGTTTGGCGCAATGCTCGCATTCGGCTGGACCGCATGTGTTGGTCCGATACTGGCAGGCATCCTTGTTCTTGCTGCAACTGAAGAAGGGGTCATAAGAGGCATTACCCTCTTATTCATATATGCACTGGGTTTGAGTCTGCCCCTCATGGCAATATCACTTTTCTTTAAGAATATGGATAAGAACGGCTGGTTCTGGAGATTCCTGAAGGGCAAGGGCTTTGAGGTAAATATATTTGGAACTACCCTCTTTTTACATTCAACAAGCATAATAAGCGGCATCATCTTTATCTTACTTGGCAGTCTTATGCTCAGCGGTTATCTGGCATACATCAACAAGATACTCCCTCTTTCAACACAGGTCTGGTTCGCTGATATAGAAGATAAACTTATGGAGATGATTAGGTGAAAATTTCAAAGATTAAATATAAAAAATCAAAATTACAAATTAAAATTCAAAAATTATTTTTCCTTATTTTTTATTTTTTATTTTTGATTTTTAATTTTTCTCCTGCTAACGCCCAGCCTGTCTTTTCTCCGGGAAGCCCTGCACCATGGGACAGCCTTGATGTGGAGCCAGGGGCAGTTATAAAAGATGGGAATATATTTAAGATGTGGTACACAGGCTCTGACAATAAAAAACACAGGATAGGCTATGCTGTATCAAAAGACGGCGTCAAATGGGAAAGGAATGACGAGATTGTTTTTGACAGAGGCGAAGAAGATGCATGGGATAGTTTCAGCGCTGCTTACCCATGTGTTATAAAAGACGGCAATGTCTTTAAGATGTGGTATACAGGAAGCAGCGGCAAAATACTTTCAATCGGTTATGCAGAGTCAAAAGACGGCATTAAATGGGAAAGGCGCAAAAGCCCTGTATTTGAGCCTGCTGAAGATGATGTATGGGACGGCTTCAGCGTCATGTATCCAATGGTCATCAAATCAGAAAATAAATATATGCTCTGGTATACAGGCTCAGCAGGCATATCTTATAAGATATGGACAGCGGTATCTGACGACGGCATTGAATGTAAGAGACTGGAAAACAAACCGATAGATCTGGGCAGGGTGCATTCGTTCCATCCGTGGGTTATAAAAGAACAGGGTCAAGGGGTGAAAAGCATGCTTTTCACGGACAAGCCTGCCCCTGCAAGTAGTAAGCAGGGGGGGCAAGAAATAAAATATAAGATGTGGTATTCTGTAAAAGAAACCCCGAAATCTGCATTTCATATATTTTCCGCTGAATCAAAAGACGGCGTTAAATGGAATATCAAAGGCGAGGCATTAAAGCCCGATATGGGATGGGATATAAAAGAGGTTTTCAAGCCTGTTGTGCTGCATGACGGCAGAAATTACAAACTCTGGTATGCGGGCTTTGACGGCAGAAGGACAAGGGTTGGGCTTGCTGTGTCAACTGACCTGTCTGCTACGGCACGGGCAGGCGGAAATAAATGGATAAGGCATAAGGAAAACCCTGTTCTTGATGTAGCCGAAGGAAGCGGTTGGGATGGTGAGTCTGTTTTCAGGGGAAGTATCATGAGAGAAGAAAATCTATATAAGATGTGGTATTCAGGTTTTAACGGCAGAAGGACAAGGATTGGCATGGCATCATCAAAAGACGGCATAAACTGGCAAAAGGCTTTGCTCCCAGTTTTTTCACCCGGCGCTGATTGGGACAGGCTCGGCGCGGGTTATCCATTTATTTTAAAAGAGGAGAAGACTTACAAGATGTGGTATACAGGCTTTAATGGAACAATACTGCAAATAGGCTATGCTGAATCAATAGACGGAACAAACTGGAAAAGGCACAGCAGTCCTGTTCTAAAACCATACAAAGACAAAGGACAGGTTGCATACCCATATGTCATAAAAGACAGCGGCAAATACCGTATGTATTATGTTGCATACGGCAAGGATGCTGTCGGCATTGAAACCGCATTATCTAAAGACGGCATAAACTGGGAAAGGCAGACAGAAAAGCCGATTATCACAGAAAACACAGAGATAATG
It contains:
- a CDS encoding HigA family addiction module antidote protein, whose protein sequence is MVKNGLPAIHPGEFLAEILGEMGISQAEFARTIGVSPMRISHVVTGDRPVTAELALLFGRAFNQTPQYWLNLQASYDLKIAKASIGKRLAGIHALAHA
- a CDS encoding 4Fe-4S dicluster domain-containing protein, which translates into the protein MDKNEVMDRKTFLKMGFLKVAEPFVAMVESKVKEATKRRVLRPPGAIEEVAFLTKCTRCDDCVTACHQKAIKHASEYDGLAAGTPIVVPNEMPCYLCDEFVCITACIEGALQMVKREEVKMGIAAINTKRCHRWAGIDPMCDYCFDRCPLKGKAICLDDKGPEIDDKKCAGCGICEYVCPSDPKAVIVTPL
- a CDS encoding type II toxin-antitoxin system RelE/ParE family toxin, producing the protein MIQSFASSETERFFATGKSRRLPQNILKRAAMRLTQLDGAVSLDDLRIPPSNRLEALAHDRAGQWSIRINDQWRICFRFDNGDAFDVEIVDYH